In Salmo salar chromosome ssa15, Ssal_v3.1, whole genome shotgun sequence, one genomic interval encodes:
- the LOC106572532 gene encoding nuclear receptor subfamily 4 group A member 1, which yields MACIHPPHVQPYDNSLYNSESLSLDLTCRLAMDVSSQTDQLSAASLPSINSLVGTYTGEFDAYSCQIATAPTTSSTVSVHESPFKLDDFQIYGCYPGSFALSYFDEALSSGGSECFVSPASAQSPSTPGFQPQPASAWASASGPYSPSPGCWVADKTALSQTSSFFTYGPGSVEDLSPLDQPQLAEQGHFSLSQEQHPSLLSFSPLTLEPGTLDDSGFMEGSMTLKPNSPTGNEGRCAVCGDNASCQHYGVRTCEGCKGFFKRTVQKKAKYVCLANKDCPVDKRRRNRCQFCRFQKCLAVGMVKEVVRTDSLKGRRGRLPSKPKAAQDLSSAGSPVNIIASLVRAHIDSNPSVGKLDYSKYQETVASLSEKADVGDVKQFYNLLTASMDVISKWAESIPGFTAFCSEDQELLLKSAFVELFILRLAYRINPETHKLIFCNGLVLHRMQCVRGFGDWIDSIMDFSQSLHRMNLDMSSFSCLTTLVIITDRHGLKEPKRVEEFQNQLITCLRDHVSSCASDSTRPNYLSRLLGKLPELRTLCTQGLQRIFYLKLEDLVPPPPIVDKIFMETLPF from the exons ATGGCCTGCATTCACCCCCCGCATGTTCAGCCTTATGATAACAGCCTCTACAACTCAGAGTCTCTGAGCCTGGACCTTACCTGCAGGTTAGCCATGGACGTAAGTAGCCAGACGGACCAGCTCTCTGCCGCCTCCCTGCCTAGCATCAACTCCCTGGTGGGCACCTACACTGGCGAGTTTGATGCCTACTCCTGTCAGATCGCCACAGCTCCTACAACCTCTAGCACAGTCTCTGTCCATGAATCGCCCTTCAAGCTGGATGACTTCCAGATTTACGGCTGCTACCCTGGTAGCTTTGCCCTGAGCTACTTTGACGAAGCCCTGTCTTCTGGTGGCTCTGAATGTTTCGTCAGCCCGGCGtcagcccagtctccctctaccCCAGGCTTCCAGCCCCAGCCTGCATCGGCTTGGGCCTCGGCCTCCGGCCCCTACTCTCCCAGCCCGGGCTGCTGGGTGGCTGATAAGACTGCATTATCACAGACATCCTCTTTCTTCACCTACGGCCCCGGCTCAGTAGAGGATCTGTCTCCTCTGGACCAGCCCCAGCTGGCTGAGCAAGGCCACTTCTCTCTGAGTCAGGAGCAGCACCCCTCCCTGCTTTCTTTCTCCCCTCTAACCCTGGAGCCAGGCACCCTAGATGACTCTGGCTTCATGGAAGGTAGCATGACGCTGAAACCGAACAGCCCTACTGGAAATGAGGGTCGCTGTGCTGTCTGTGGGGACAACGCCTCCTGTCAGCACTATGGGGTTCGTACCTGTGAGGGCTGCAAAGGTTTTTTCAAG CGTACTGTACAGAAAAAAGCCAAATACGTGTGCCTTGCCAACAAGGACTGTCCAGTGGACAAGCGGCGACGGAATCGCTGTCAATTCTGTCGTTTTCAGAAGTGCCTGGCAGTAGGCATGGTGAAAGAAG tTGTGCGAACAGATAGCTTAAAAGGTCGAAGAGGTCGTCTGCCCTCCAAGCCAAAAGCAGCCCAGGACCTATCTTCTGCTGGGTCTCCAGTTAATATCATTGCCTCTCTTGTGAGGGCACACATTGACTCAAACCCTAGTGTTGGGAAACTGGACTACTCTAAG TACCAGGAGACTGTGGCCAGTCTGTCAGAGAAAGCGGACGTTGGTGACGTCAAACAGTTCTACAACCTCCTCACGGCGTCCATGGACGTGATTAGCAAGTGGGCTGAGAGCATCCCTGGGTTCACTGCCTTCTGCTCTGAGGACCAGGAGCTGCTACTGAAGTCAGCCTTCGTGGAACTGTTCATCTTGCGACTAGCATACAG GATCAACCCTGAGACACACAAGCTGATCTTCTGCAATGGACTGGTGCTTCACCGGATGCAATGTGTACGGGGCTTTGGTGACTGGATAGACTCCATCATGGACTTCTCCCAGAGCCTCCACCGCATGAACCTGGACATGTCGTCCTTCTCCTGCCTCACAACGCTGGTCATAATCACTG ACCGCCACGGCCTGAAGGAGCCCAAGCGAGTGGAGGAGTTCCAGAACCAGCTCATCACCTGTCTCAGAGATCACGTCTCGAGCTGCGCCTCGGACTCCACTCGGCCCAACTACCTGTCCCGCCTCCTGGGAAAACTGCCCGAGCTACGGACTCTCTGCACCCAGGGCCTGCAGCGCATCTTCTATCTTAAGCTTGAGGACTTGGTACCACCACCCCCCATAGTGGACAAAATCTTCATGGAAACTCTGCCTTTCTGA